Proteins from one Fragaria vesca subsp. vesca linkage group LG6, FraVesHawaii_1.0, whole genome shotgun sequence genomic window:
- the LOC101291943 gene encoding enoyl-[acyl-carrier-protein] reductase [NADH], chloroplastic-like: protein MATTAAPGSHMAAIKPCVSSSRRTYMSCTANFGANSEVAVSKGLRSSSNISSRQPFFRSVQSGPVKSVKVITRAMSASAENTPLPGLPVDLRGKRAFIAGVADDNGYGWAIAKSLAAAGAEILLGTWVPALNIFESSLRRGKFDESRVLPDGSLMEITKVYPLDAVFDNPDDVPEDIKSNKRYMGSSKWTVKEVAESVKEDFGSIDILVHSLANGPEVVKPLLETSRYGYLAAISASSYSFISLLQHFAPIMNPGGASISLTYIASERIIPGYGGGMSSAKAALESDTRVLAFEAGRKHRVRVNTISAGPLRSRAAKAIGFIDMMIDYSSANAPLPKELSAEEVGNVAAFLASPLASAITGSVVYVDNGLNAMGVGVDSPIFENLELPKEA, encoded by the exons ATGGCCACCACTGCAGCTCCTGGTTCACACATGGCAGCAATTAAGCCTTGTGTATCTTCTTCCCGGAGAACATACATGTCATGCACTGCCAATTTCGGCGCAAACAGTGAAGTGGCAGTTTCTAAAGGACTTAGAAGCTCTTCCAACATCTCATCAAGGCAACCATTCTTCCGCAGCGTCCAGTCAGGTCCTGTGAAATCTGTGAAGGTTATCACAAGAGCGATGTCAGCATCTGCTGAGAACACTCCATTGCCAGGATTGCCTGTTGATTTAAGAG GTAAGAGAGCATTCATTGCTGGTGTGGCTGATGATAATGGATATGGATGGGCAATAGCAAAGTCACTTGCTGCTGCCGGTGCTGAAATTCTTCTTGGTACATGGGTGCCG GCACTTAACATTTTCGAGTCCAGTTTAAGGCGTGGGAAGTTTGATGAATCACGCGT ATTGCCCGACGGTTCTTTGATGGAAATTACAAAAGTCTATCCATTGGATGCAGTTTTTGACAACCCTGATGATGTTCCTGAAGAT ATTAAATCAAACAAACGCTACATGGGGTCCTCAAAGTGGACGGTTAAG GAGGTTGCTGAATCTGTTAAAGAGGATTTTGGAAGCATTGATATCCTAGTCCATTCCCTGGCTAATGGACCAGAG GTTGTCAAACCTCTGTTGGAAACGTCAAGATATGGATATCTTGCAGCTATCTCTGCATCAAGCTACTCGTTTATTTCTTTACTCCAGCATTTTGCTCCAATAATGAACCCAG GTGGTGCGTCAATCTCTCTGACATACATTGCTTCCGAGAGGATCATTCCCGG ATATGGAGGAGGTATGAGTTCAGCTAAGGCTGCTCTAGAGAGTGACACACGT GTGCTGGCATTTGAAGCTGGAAGAAAGCACAGAGTCAGAGTCAACACAATATCTGCAG GCCCATTAAGAAGTCGTGCTGCAAAAGCTATTGGTTTTATCGATATGATGATTGATTATTCATCAGCCAATGCTCCCTTACCGAAAGAGTTATCTGCTG AGGAGGTGGGGAACGTTGCTGCCTTCCTTGCGTCACCATTGGCGTCAGCAATCACCGGCAGTGTTGTATATGTCGACAATGGTCTAAATGCAATGGGCGTGGGAGTTGACAGCCCAATTTTTGAAAATCTTGAGCTTCCAAAAGAAGCCTAG
- the LOC101301232 gene encoding non-structural maintenance of chromosome element 4-like, translated as MVKRELGCATGSGGDETDEPDHPAAVPVTDPRALRSRYHTVKTILYDEREDLTRADSKKFDSIIEQVESLHQLVRNPREQVADAEALLDIASTLMTSVRAHNKEGITASGFINCILTDFRKPSGNGSSSIYWRDIGNAVSHVFQRSPRCCTMIGPMNAEVKRRKPYQRHRRGNPTDNDTPQELGDTVEEEETETVKNVSTMFNILRKERRVRLENLVLNGNSFSQTVENVFALSFLVKDGRVEMKVNEEGHHLVSPRNAPAAKAIASGDVAYFHLIFRYDFKDWKLMKEVVGTGEELMPHRFPADISNNSQPEETPATIGTTPIRKFSRNRGLVTREQPVGTDSSISIAEDSAECDYAARAAPTRKGKRKLI; from the exons ATGGTGAAACGCGAGTTGGGTTGTGCCACTGGTAGCGGTGGAGATGAAACGGACGAACCTGATCACCCCGCGGCGGTGCCGGTGACTGACCCTAGAGCACTCCGTTCACGCTACCACACCGTCAAGACCATCCTCTATG ATGAAAGAGAAGATCTCACAAGAGCAGACTCGAAGAAGTTCGATTCCATCATTGAGCAAGTGGAGAGCTTGCACCAGCTGG TAAGAAATCCAAGAGAGCAAGTAGCGGATGCGGAGGCGCTTTTGGACATTGCAAGCACCTTGATGACCTCTGTAAGGGCACATAACAAGGAAGGGATTACAGCTTCGGGTTTCATCAACTGTATTCTTACTGACTTCAGGAAACCAAGTGGTAATGGCAGCAGCTCAATATATTGGAGGGACATTGGGAATGCGGTGTCACATGTTTTCCAGAGAAGCCCTCGATGCTGCACTAT GATCGGGCCTATGAATGCTGAAGTGAAGCGAAGAAAGCCTTATCAACGTCACAGACGTGGGAATCCTACAGACAATGATACCCCTCAAGAG CTTGGTGATACTGTTGAAGAAGAGGAAACAGAGACTGTTAAAAACGTGTCCACTATGTTTAATATCTTGAGGAAAGAGAGAAGGGTCAGGCTTGAAAATCTAGTGTTAAATGGAAATTCTTTTTCACAGACAGTGGAAAATGTGTTTGCCCTATCATTTCTTGTTAAAGATGGGCGTGTTGAAATGAAAGTGAATGAGGAAGGCCATCATCTAGTGT CGCCAAGAAATGCTCCTGCTGCCAAAGCAATTGCCTCAGGGGATGTTGCTTACTTCCACTTGATCTTCAGATATGATTTCAAGGACTGGAAG TTAATGAAGGAGGTTGTTGGGACCGGAGAGGAGCTGATGCCACATAGGTTTCCAGCAGACATATCAAACAACTCGCAACCAGAAGAAACTCCTGCAACAATAGGTACAACACCAATTAGGAAGTTTTCGAGGAACAGAGGCTTGGTTACACGGGAGCAGCCCGTTGGAACTGATAGTAGTATATCAATTGCTGAAGACAGCGCCGAATGTGATTATGCTGCAAGAGCCGCACCCACTCGTAAAGGGAAGCGTAAACTGATATGA